In the genome of Streptomyces racemochromogenes, one region contains:
- a CDS encoding TerD family protein, producing MTQIIKGGNLPMSGEPMRVAVVRRAAGPGVPEIDPAALLLDDGGKVRGRSDLVFYNQRAHATSAVELLGNARSEDGRTADWLEIDPGRVEPEVERIVIAASCEGATFGEIPGLYLEAVSTATGERMVVYSVDDDDATTETAYVLGEFYRRDGGWKFRAVGQGYDSGLPGLAGDYGFAVEEEAESGAREADAGPPPAPALPEAPPPAPPLPAGTLTAGPALAGAVTAAGAAPAPGAAVPSEAGAGASAAAAGVPAGVPVSKSGAPLLGTITRRINSLPTDFGPDFPVFTQEGRGEDIVRVEPATAAGFAVVDLVRLGDGHVEVSRLNHRNREQSPSALRGWAEDFTGRGIVDHDGNGPLRLRVKARGEWKITVSPVSVLRDASERVEGVGPDVLAYAGPAIDLAVRYRNSKDDAWFQLESLRRSASRRTLHSGDRWPGRSTVALTRGARLLIVSYDSAWSLTPREVTPHPNRREGEVPPFWRRLR from the coding sequence ATGACGCAGATCATCAAGGGGGGCAATCTGCCCATGTCCGGCGAGCCCATGCGGGTCGCCGTGGTCCGTCGGGCGGCCGGGCCGGGTGTGCCCGAGATCGACCCGGCGGCACTGCTGCTGGACGACGGCGGAAAGGTGAGGGGCCGCAGCGACCTCGTCTTCTACAACCAGCGCGCGCACGCCACGAGTGCCGTGGAGCTGCTGGGCAACGCCCGCAGCGAGGACGGCCGGACGGCGGACTGGCTGGAGATCGACCCCGGCCGGGTCGAGCCGGAGGTGGAGCGCATCGTCATCGCGGCCTCCTGCGAGGGCGCGACGTTCGGGGAGATACCGGGGCTGTACCTGGAGGCGGTCAGCACGGCCACGGGCGAGAGGATGGTGGTGTACTCGGTCGACGACGACGACGCGACGACCGAGACCGCCTACGTGCTGGGCGAGTTCTACCGCCGCGACGGGGGCTGGAAGTTCCGCGCGGTCGGGCAGGGCTACGACTCCGGGCTCCCGGGGCTGGCCGGGGACTACGGGTTCGCGGTCGAGGAGGAGGCGGAGTCCGGGGCGCGGGAGGCGGATGCCGGTCCGCCGCCCGCCCCCGCACTGCCCGAGGCCCCGCCGCCCGCCCCGCCGCTGCCGGCCGGAACGCTCACGGCGGGACCGGCCCTGGCGGGAGCGGTCACGGCTGCGGGGGCGGCACCGGCTCCGGGGGCGGCCGTCCCGTCGGAGGCCGGGGCCGGAGCGTCCGCCGCGGCAGCCGGCGTACCCGCCGGCGTCCCCGTCTCCAAGTCGGGCGCCCCGCTGCTGGGCACCATCACCCGGCGGATCAACAGCCTCCCCACCGACTTCGGTCCGGACTTCCCCGTCTTCACCCAGGAGGGCCGCGGGGAGGACATCGTCCGCGTGGAGCCGGCCACGGCGGCCGGCTTCGCCGTCGTCGACCTGGTCCGCCTCGGTGACGGCCACGTCGAGGTCAGCCGGCTGAACCACCGCAACCGCGAGCAGAGCCCCTCGGCGCTGCGCGGCTGGGCCGAGGACTTCACCGGGCGCGGGATCGTGGACCACGACGGGAACGGGCCGCTGCGGCTGCGCGTGAAGGCGCGGGGCGAGTGGAAGATCACCGTCAGTCCGGTGTCGGTGCTGCGGGACGCCTCCGAGCGCGTCGAGGGCGTCGGCCCCGACGTCCTGGCGTACGCGGGGCCCGCCATCGACCTCGCCGTCCGGTACCGCAACAGCAAGGACGACGCCTGGTTCCAGCTGGAGTCCCTGCGGCGCAGCGCCTCGCGCCGCACCCTGCACAGCGGTGACCGGTGGCCGGGTCGGAGCACGGTGGCGCTGACCCGCGGGGCACGGCTGCTGATCGTCAGCTACGACAGCGCCTGGTCCCTGACCCCCCGCGAGGTCACCCCGCATCCCAACCGGCGGGAGGGCGAGGTCCCGCCGTTCTGGCGGCGCCTGCGCTGA
- a CDS encoding SDR family oxidoreductase — protein MGEQLTGKTALVTGGSRGIGRAVALRLAAEGALVAVHYGANGAAAEETLARIEEAGGRAFAVRARFGEDGALDRLFEGLERGLARYGAKGLDILVNNAGISSGNSIGQVTEEEFATLMAVNVSTPFFVVQRALPLLNDGGRIIGMGSTASRFAVSTQIGYTISKAALEAMAPSLANELGPRGITVNTVAPGAVRTDLTAGHTAIPEVVAGLEAITALGRIGEPEDVADVVGFLAGPQGGWITGQTIDVSGGTWLGPLVHTG, from the coding sequence ATGGGCGAGCAGCTGACCGGCAAGACCGCACTGGTGACCGGCGGGTCGCGCGGCATCGGACGGGCCGTCGCGCTGCGGCTGGCCGCGGAGGGAGCGCTGGTGGCGGTGCACTACGGCGCGAACGGGGCTGCCGCCGAGGAGACCTTGGCACGGATCGAGGAGGCCGGCGGGCGCGCCTTCGCCGTCCGCGCCCGGTTCGGCGAGGACGGAGCCCTGGACCGGCTCTTCGAAGGGCTGGAACGCGGACTGGCGCGGTACGGCGCGAAGGGCCTGGACATCCTCGTCAACAACGCGGGCATCAGCTCCGGGAACTCCATCGGGCAGGTCACCGAGGAGGAGTTCGCCACCCTGATGGCCGTCAACGTCAGCACACCGTTCTTCGTCGTCCAGCGGGCCCTGCCACTGCTGAACGACGGCGGCCGCATCATCGGCATGGGCTCGACCGCCAGCCGCTTCGCGGTCTCCACCCAGATCGGCTACACCATCAGCAAGGCGGCCCTGGAAGCCATGGCCCCCTCCCTCGCCAACGAACTCGGCCCCCGCGGCATCACCGTCAACACGGTCGCGCCCGGCGCCGTACGCACCGACCTGACCGCCGGCCACACCGCGATACCGGAAGTGGTCGCGGGCCTGGAGGCGATCACCGCGCTCGGGCGGATCGGCGAGCCGGAGGACGTCGCCGACGTGGTCGGCTTCCTCGCCGGCCCCCAGGGCGGCTGGATCACCGGCCAGACCATCGACGTGTCGGGCGGGACCTGGCTCGGCCCGCTCGTGCACACCGGCTGA
- a CDS encoding amino acid permease: MASLWSGQGVLRRKPIEHIEEPEGAPSQQLTRTLGLWQLTAIGVGGIIGAGIFTLAGTVAHSVAGPAVLLSFLIAGVASAAAAFSYAEFAGLIPKAGSAYTYGYAVLGELAGWFIGWDLLLEYTAIVAVVAIGISGYFNFLLEETGAALPTWMLGAPGTGEGHRFDLIAAVLCLFTAYLLTLGIKNAARFETVVVVLKVLVVLLVIVVGFFHITTDNYTPFFPFGVGGAFTGAATVFFAVFGYDAMSTAAEESKDAQRHMPKAILYSLAIAMVLYVLACLVLTGMQKYTDIDPESGFSSAFKAAGLPVVADIIAVGAIIGILTVMFTFMLGVTRVWFSMSRDGLLPGWFAKTHPTRHVPTRVTWIVGVASAAIAGFVPIGEAAELTNIGILLAFAVVCTSVIVLRYKRPDLPRTFRTPLMPFTPAVGVIASIWLITYLRVETWLRFVLWFLIGLVIYFGYSYRHSKMAGSTDRPVSER; the protein is encoded by the coding sequence ATGGCCAGCCTGTGGTCAGGGCAAGGCGTACTGCGCCGCAAACCGATCGAGCACATCGAGGAGCCCGAAGGCGCGCCCAGCCAGCAGCTCACCCGCACCCTCGGCCTCTGGCAGCTCACCGCCATCGGCGTCGGCGGCATCATCGGCGCCGGCATCTTCACCCTCGCCGGGACCGTCGCCCACAGCGTCGCGGGCCCGGCGGTGCTGCTCTCCTTCCTCATCGCCGGCGTCGCCAGCGCCGCGGCCGCCTTCTCCTACGCCGAGTTCGCCGGCCTGATCCCGAAGGCCGGCTCCGCCTACACCTACGGATACGCCGTCCTCGGCGAGCTGGCCGGCTGGTTCATCGGCTGGGACCTGCTGCTGGAGTACACGGCCATCGTCGCGGTCGTCGCCATCGGCATCTCCGGCTACTTCAACTTCCTCCTGGAGGAGACCGGCGCCGCCCTCCCCACGTGGATGCTCGGCGCCCCCGGCACCGGCGAAGGACACCGCTTCGACCTCATCGCGGCGGTCCTGTGCCTGTTCACGGCCTACCTGCTCACCCTCGGCATCAAGAACGCCGCCCGTTTCGAGACGGTCGTGGTCGTCCTCAAGGTGCTGGTCGTCCTGCTCGTGATCGTCGTCGGCTTCTTCCACATCACGACCGACAACTACACGCCGTTCTTCCCGTTCGGCGTCGGCGGCGCCTTCACCGGAGCCGCCACCGTCTTCTTCGCGGTCTTCGGCTACGACGCCATGAGCACGGCGGCGGAGGAGTCCAAGGACGCCCAGCGGCACATGCCCAAGGCGATCCTCTACTCCCTCGCCATCGCCATGGTGCTGTACGTCCTGGCCTGCCTGGTCCTGACGGGCATGCAGAAGTACACCGACATCGACCCGGAGAGCGGATTCTCCAGTGCCTTCAAGGCGGCCGGGCTGCCGGTCGTCGCCGACATCATCGCGGTCGGGGCGATCATCGGCATCCTCACCGTCATGTTCACCTTCATGCTCGGCGTGACCCGCGTGTGGTTCTCCATGAGCCGTGACGGACTCCTGCCCGGCTGGTTCGCCAAGACCCACCCCACCCGCCACGTCCCGACCCGGGTCACCTGGATCGTCGGGGTCGCCTCGGCGGCCATCGCCGGCTTCGTACCGATCGGCGAGGCCGCGGAACTCACCAACATCGGCATCCTGCTCGCCTTCGCCGTCGTGTGCACCTCGGTCATCGTGCTCCGCTACAAGCGCCCCGACCTGCCCCGCACCTTCCGCACCCCGCTGATGCCCTTCACCCCCGCCGTCGGGGTCATCGCGTCGATCTGGCTCATCACCTACCTCCGCGTGGAGACCTGGCTCCGCTTCGTCCTCTGGTTCCTCATCGGCCTGGTCATCTACTTCGGCTACTCCTACCGCCACTCCAAGATGGCGGGGAGTACGGACCGGCCGGTGAGCGAGCGGTGA
- a CDS encoding BTAD domain-containing putative transcriptional regulator, with amino-acid sequence MWFGILGETWARHDDGTEVPLGGPARRALLALLLIGPGGVVPAEQLAEEIEPAGAVSAHALQSQVSRLRTALGPAAPIERVGAGYRIAVPQEAVDAARFEALAAEGRAALTAGDPARAAAELRRALELWRGPALAGLADRSESARAAAARLEEARLAALEDRIEAELLLGEHRSAVPELRELTDRHPLRERPAGLLMRALSAQGRQAEALVAFERTRRHLAEELGADPSAELISLHAELLDTAPAPRPAAPPAQLTSFVGREEEAAETAALLRESRLVTLTGPGGVGKTRLAAEVAAGTAPAGVCFVELAALHDGGPSAPPARDVRPGRAARSVLAALGLRENGLQMGEGPPRTALDRLIAALTDRPLLLVLDNCEHVVEEAAALTARLLAACPRLRVLATSREPLGVIGEHVLQVRPLDEAAAVRLFTDRARAVRRGPAGEPALLRRICDALDGLPLAIELAAARLRTLEPQDLAGRLDDLLGLTGRGSRTPDERHRTMRAVVAWSWDLLTDAEQRAARRFTVFAGGAGHEGAREVCGTDADTLESLADKSLLETAGTGRLRMLETIRAYGTERLEEAGEGEATRRGHARHLLELHRRAAPHLLRAGQLRWLPRLAAEHDNLLAALRWAVGAHERRTALELLAAASTSLWIRGAAAAAAPYALALLTADDAPPGRLAGEDLGEEYAACVLLAASTTAGRPLWQRHRTAALEALAAAWPGDRPGRYPVVPFLWMMRTAGETDRQDTRHVRDAFALLSSQHDCPDPWARAAARYVSGYATLGEGDADGAERAFDAAADGFCGLGDRWGTALALDALAGLAATAGADRERAIELTDRALALTGELGAVEDSADLLVNRGDHQLPQDPVAAREDYSRAAALARGSGSPAALAAALRGLGDIALLEGRPQEAERLYADALDRIDPHWVKSLGNRLRCLGGLGRTAEARGDRAAARAHYDGVAAAVAALGPSAPEVLRLLGLPQELVTAAGAR; translated from the coding sequence ATGTGGTTCGGCATCCTCGGAGAGACCTGGGCGCGGCACGACGACGGGACCGAGGTCCCCCTCGGCGGCCCCGCCCGGCGCGCCCTGCTCGCGCTGCTGCTGATCGGCCCGGGCGGTGTCGTCCCGGCCGAGCAGCTGGCCGAGGAGATCGAACCGGCCGGAGCCGTCTCCGCGCACGCCCTCCAGTCCCAGGTCTCCCGGCTGCGCACCGCCCTGGGCCCGGCGGCCCCCATCGAACGGGTCGGCGCCGGCTACCGCATCGCGGTACCGCAAGAGGCGGTGGACGCGGCCCGGTTCGAGGCACTGGCCGCGGAAGGGCGCGCCGCCCTCACCGCGGGCGACCCCGCCCGGGCCGCCGCCGAGCTGCGCCGCGCCCTGGAGTTGTGGCGCGGCCCCGCCCTCGCCGGGCTCGCCGACCGGAGCGAGTCCGCCCGGGCCGCGGCGGCACGGCTGGAGGAAGCACGCCTCGCCGCCCTGGAGGACCGGATCGAAGCGGAGCTGCTGCTCGGCGAACACCGATCGGCCGTACCCGAGTTGCGCGAGCTCACCGACCGGCACCCGTTGCGTGAGCGGCCGGCCGGCCTGCTGATGCGCGCACTGTCCGCCCAGGGGCGCCAGGCCGAGGCCCTCGTGGCGTTCGAGCGGACCAGACGGCACCTGGCCGAGGAACTCGGCGCCGACCCGTCGGCCGAACTCATCTCGCTGCACGCCGAACTGCTGGACACCGCCCCCGCCCCGCGGCCCGCCGCCCCACCCGCCCAGCTGACCTCCTTCGTGGGCCGCGAGGAGGAAGCGGCCGAGACCGCCGCCCTGTTGCGGGAATCGCGCCTGGTCACCCTGACCGGTCCCGGCGGCGTCGGCAAGACCCGCCTGGCCGCGGAGGTGGCGGCCGGCACCGCCCCCGCCGGCGTCTGCTTCGTCGAACTGGCGGCGCTGCACGACGGCGGCCCGTCGGCACCGCCCGCGAGGGATGTCCGGCCGGGGCGGGCCGCCCGCAGCGTGCTCGCGGCGCTCGGCCTGCGCGAGAACGGCCTCCAGATGGGGGAGGGCCCGCCGCGCACGGCGCTCGACCGCCTGATCGCCGCCCTGACCGACCGGCCGCTCCTGCTCGTCCTGGACAACTGCGAGCACGTCGTCGAAGAGGCGGCCGCGCTGACGGCCCGGCTGCTCGCCGCCTGCCCCCGGCTGCGGGTGCTGGCCACCAGCCGCGAGCCCCTCGGGGTCATCGGCGAACACGTCCTCCAGGTCCGGCCCCTGGACGAGGCGGCCGCCGTACGCCTGTTCACCGACCGGGCCCGCGCCGTACGCAGGGGCCCCGCGGGCGAACCCGCACTCCTGCGCCGGATCTGCGACGCCCTCGACGGCCTGCCGCTGGCCATCGAACTCGCGGCGGCCCGCCTGCGCACCCTGGAACCGCAGGACCTCGCCGGACGGCTGGACGACCTCCTCGGCCTCACCGGCCGCGGCAGCCGCACCCCCGACGAACGGCACCGCACGATGCGCGCCGTGGTGGCGTGGAGCTGGGACCTGCTGACGGACGCCGAACAACGCGCCGCCCGCCGCTTCACCGTCTTCGCGGGCGGAGCCGGCCACGAGGGCGCACGGGAGGTCTGCGGAACGGACGCCGACACCCTGGAGTCGCTGGCCGACAAGTCCCTGCTGGAGACCGCGGGCACGGGCCGCCTCCGGATGCTGGAGACGATCCGCGCGTACGGCACCGAACGCCTGGAAGAGGCGGGCGAGGGCGAGGCCACCCGCCGCGGCCACGCCCGGCACCTGCTGGAACTGCACCGCCGCGCCGCACCGCACCTGCTGCGGGCCGGCCAGCTGCGGTGGCTGCCCCGCCTCGCGGCCGAGCACGACAACCTGCTGGCCGCGCTGCGCTGGGCGGTCGGCGCCCACGAGAGGCGCACCGCCCTGGAACTCCTCGCCGCCGCCTCGACGTCGCTGTGGATCCGCGGCGCGGCCGCCGCCGCGGCCCCGTACGCACTCGCCCTGCTCACCGCCGACGACGCCCCGCCCGGCCGTCTCGCCGGGGAGGACCTCGGCGAGGAGTACGCCGCCTGCGTCCTGCTCGCCGCCTCCACCACGGCCGGCCGGCCGCTCTGGCAGCGCCACCGCACCGCCGCCCTGGAAGCCCTGGCCGCCGCCTGGCCGGGAGACCGCCCGGGCCGCTACCCGGTGGTCCCCTTCCTCTGGATGATGCGCACCGCCGGCGAGACCGACCGGCAGGACACCCGGCACGTCCGGGACGCGTTCGCACTCCTCTCTTCCCAGCACGACTGCCCCGACCCCTGGGCGCGGGCGGCCGCCCGGTACGTGTCCGGGTACGCCACCCTCGGCGAGGGCGACGCCGACGGCGCCGAGCGGGCCTTCGACGCCGCCGCCGACGGGTTCTGCGGCCTGGGCGACCGCTGGGGCACCGCGCTGGCCCTGGACGCCCTCGCCGGCCTCGCGGCCACCGCGGGCGCCGACCGGGAACGGGCCATCGAGCTGACCGACCGCGCCCTCGCCCTCACCGGGGAACTCGGCGCCGTCGAGGACTCCGCCGACCTCCTGGTCAACCGCGGCGACCACCAGCTGCCCCAGGACCCCGTCGCGGCCCGCGAGGACTACTCCCGGGCCGCCGCCCTGGCCCGCGGCAGCGGCAGCCCCGCGGCCCTCGCCGCCGCCCTGCGCGGCCTCGGCGACATCGCCCTGCTGGAGGGACGGCCGCAGGAGGCGGAACGGCTCTACGCGGACGCACTCGACCGGATCGACCCCCACTGGGTCAAGAGCCTCGGCAACCGGCTCCGCTGCCTCGGCGGCCTCGGCCGCACGGCCGAGGCCCGCGGCGACCGCGCCGCCGCCCGCGCCCACTACGACGGCGTGGCGGCGGCGGTGGCCGCCCTGGGCCCCTCCGCCCCGGAGGTACTGCGCCTGCTGGGCCTGCCGCAGGAGCTCGTCACGGCGGCGGGTGCGCGCTGA
- the sigJ gene encoding RNA polymerase sigma factor SigJ, translating to MTTDPAPSAITAERTRLTNLAYRFLGSLSEAEDAVQEAYTRWYAMPREKREAVESPGAWLTTVASRVCLDVLGSARARRESYVGQWVPEPLPDRAEWTDAHGGPGADPADRITLDESVDMAFLVVLEAMTPAERVAFILHDVFRYPFADVAGILGRTPAACRQLAASARRRVGPARPHPGPAAGRARVIRDFKRAWEAKDVAALVGLLDPGATMVADGGGLVGAVARPVVGADRIARYLTDTGGRSTPGMTLLERSVNGRPGLVARFGTTTVTVAAFALEGDRITRIWAVRNPEKLRTWN from the coding sequence ATGACCACAGATCCGGCCCCGAGCGCGATCACGGCGGAGCGCACCCGGCTGACCAACCTCGCCTACCGCTTCCTCGGCTCCCTGTCCGAGGCCGAGGACGCCGTCCAGGAGGCCTACACCCGCTGGTACGCCATGCCCCGGGAGAAGCGGGAGGCCGTGGAGTCGCCCGGAGCCTGGCTGACGACGGTGGCGAGCCGCGTCTGCCTCGACGTGCTCGGCTCCGCCCGCGCCCGGCGCGAGAGCTACGTCGGGCAGTGGGTTCCCGAGCCGCTGCCCGACCGCGCGGAATGGACGGACGCGCACGGCGGCCCCGGCGCCGACCCGGCCGACCGGATCACCCTCGACGAGTCGGTCGACATGGCCTTCCTCGTCGTACTGGAAGCGATGACCCCGGCCGAAAGGGTCGCGTTCATCCTCCACGACGTGTTCCGCTACCCCTTCGCCGACGTGGCCGGCATCCTCGGCCGCACCCCGGCGGCCTGCCGCCAGCTGGCGGCGTCGGCCCGCCGCCGGGTCGGCCCGGCCCGCCCCCACCCGGGCCCGGCCGCCGGGCGGGCCCGCGTCATCAGGGACTTCAAACGGGCCTGGGAGGCCAAGGACGTCGCGGCCCTCGTCGGCCTCCTCGACCCCGGCGCCACGATGGTCGCCGACGGCGGCGGCCTGGTCGGCGCCGTGGCGCGCCCGGTCGTGGGCGCGGACCGCATCGCCCGCTACCTCACCGACACCGGCGGCCGGTCCACACCCGGCATGACCCTCCTGGAACGGTCCGTCAACGGCCGCCCGGGCCTGGTGGCCCGCTTCGGCACCACCACCGTCACCGTGGCCGCCTTCGCCCTCGAGGGCGACCGGATCACCCGCATCTGGGCGGTGCGCAACCCGGAGAAGCTCCGGACCTGGAACTGA
- a CDS encoding class I SAM-dependent methyltransferase, with protein MTETADAREADRALKAKHRAMWALGDYPAVATQVVAGLGPALVEACGVKDGDRVLDVAAGSGNASIPAALAGGDVVACDLTPELLAVGRKEAEARGVVLSWQEADAEALPFGDGAFDTVMSCVGVMFAPHHQTTADELVRVCRPGGTIGLLSWTPEGFIGQMFATMKPYAPPPPPGAQPPPLWGNEAHVRELLGDRVTGVEARRRALRVDTFGGPEEFREFFKAAYGPTIAVYRYLADDPERTAALDDALAALAAGALRDGSMEWEYLLLTARRAPA; from the coding sequence ATGACGGAGACGGCGGACGCGCGCGAGGCCGACCGCGCGCTCAAGGCGAAGCACCGGGCGATGTGGGCCCTCGGCGACTACCCGGCGGTCGCCACCCAGGTCGTGGCGGGGCTCGGGCCCGCTCTGGTCGAGGCCTGCGGGGTGAAGGACGGGGACCGGGTGCTGGACGTCGCCGCGGGGTCGGGCAACGCCTCGATCCCGGCCGCGCTGGCCGGCGGCGACGTGGTGGCCTGTGACCTCACGCCCGAGCTGCTGGCCGTGGGACGCAAGGAGGCCGAGGCACGCGGTGTCGTGCTGAGCTGGCAGGAGGCGGACGCGGAGGCGCTGCCCTTCGGGGACGGGGCCTTCGACACGGTGATGTCCTGCGTCGGGGTCATGTTCGCCCCGCACCACCAGACCACCGCCGACGAGCTGGTACGGGTCTGCCGGCCCGGCGGGACGATCGGGCTGCTCAGCTGGACCCCGGAGGGCTTCATCGGGCAGATGTTCGCCACCATGAAGCCGTACGCCCCGCCGCCCCCGCCGGGGGCGCAGCCACCCCCGCTGTGGGGGAACGAGGCGCACGTGCGGGAGCTGCTCGGCGACCGCGTCACCGGTGTCGAGGCGCGCCGGCGGGCCCTGCGCGTGGACACCTTCGGGGGGCCGGAGGAGTTCCGGGAGTTCTTCAAGGCCGCGTACGGGCCGACGATCGCCGTCTACCGGTACCTCGCCGACGATCCCGAGCGGACCGCGGCCCTGGACGACGCCCTCGCCGCCCTGGCGGCCGGCGCCCTGCGGGACGGGTCCATGGAGTGGGAGTACCTGCTGCTCACCGCGCGGCGCGCCCCCGCCTGA